In Triticum aestivum cultivar Chinese Spring chromosome 5B, IWGSC CS RefSeq v2.1, whole genome shotgun sequence, the following proteins share a genomic window:
- the LOC123111765 gene encoding uncharacterized protein — translation MMGLQDTGSSRRSSFFQYQRLECRDDGATPRPRQRRWLPSLNGKAACSCFFHLKKLRWSRITSVLLPRKVSEPSSKIRHASVAHAEDACPSIVFLSQWGLPVLSGPSVGGNRGKYPRGKGY, via the coding sequence ATGATGGGGCTGCAGGACACGGGCAGCAGCCGGAGGAGCAGCTTCTTCCAGTACCAGAGGCTGGAATGCCGGGACGACGGGGCCACCCCGCGGCCCAGGCAGCGGCGGTGGCTGCCGTCTCTGAACGGCAAGGCGGCCTGCTCCTGCTTCTTCCATCTCAAGAAGCTCAGGTGGAGCAGGATCACTTCGGTCCTCCTGCCAAGGAAGGTCTCCGAGCCCTCCTCCAAGATCCGCCATGCAAGCGTGGCGCACGCCGAGGATGCCTGCCCGAGCATCGTCTTCTTGTCGCAGTGGGGGCTGCCGGTGCTCTCCGGCCCGTCGGTGGGCGGTAACAGGGGCAAGTACCCCCGTGGGAAGGGCTACTGA
- the LOC123111764 gene encoding histidine protein methyltransferase 1 homolog, translated as MGQIIQSPAYSAATPPWRPSRRREPCLSATHTELPHAMEETEAKKPTPASPLFSFSNPSASFGFGFGAAPGPPHPPPPPAVEVLLSEESPVAAGNLEPVVVDDSLSIYKGRVNTSDVFGVKNSDLVPGKYEGGLKLWEGSLDLVKTLNSDIKDDRLLMEGKHVLELGCGHGLPGIYAGLKGAGLVHFQDFNAEVLRCLTIPNVKANLLKESSQGTFTSRSVGFYAGDWSEIDKLLLRGDAVQDKTTNLHTGNEGCRGYDIILMAETVYALDSLPSLYRLVKKCLHYPSGVVYMAGKKHYFGVGGGTRQFLRLVREDGTMQSDLLAEVTDGSSNVREVWKFSFK; from the exons ATGGGGCAAATCATCCAATCCCCCGCGTAttccgccgccacgccgccgtggCGCCCTTCCCGCCGTCGCGAGCCGTGTCTTTCGGCAACACACACAGAGCTGCCACACGCCATGGAGGAGACCGAGGCTAAGAAACCCACCCCCGCATcccccctcttctccttctccaaccCCAGCGCCTCCTTCGGGTTCGGGTTCGGCGCCGCGCCCGGCCCTCCCCATCCGCCTCCGCCGCCAGCTGTTGAGGTCCTCCTCTCCGAG GAATCACCCGTCGCGGCCGGCAACTTGGAGCCTGTGGTGGTCGACGACTCCCTCTCGATTTACAAG GGGAGAGTTAAcacctctgatgttttcggggtaaaAAACTCTGATTTGGTTCCAGGAAAATATGAAG GTGGGTTGAAGCTGTGGGAAGGATCATTGGACTTGGTGAAAACCCTAAATTCAGACATCAAAGATGATCGATTGCTTATGGAAGGCAAACACGTACTAGAG TTAGGATGTGGGCATGGCCTCCCTGGCATCTATGCAGGTTTGAAG GGTGCTGGTCTAGTTCACTTCCAAGATTTCAATGCTGAGGTCCTTAGGTGCCTTACCATCCCAAATGTAAAAGCTAATCTGTTGAAGGAATCATCTCAAGGAACATTCACATCTAGGAGTGTTGGTTTTTATGCTGGTGATTGGAGTGAAATCGACAAGTTACTTCTTCGCGGAGATGCTGTCCAGGATAAAACAACCAATCTTCACACAGGAAATGAAGGCTGTAGAGGTTATGATATCATCCTGATGGCTGAGACTGTTTATGCATTGGATTCACTTCCTAGTCTCTACAGGCTCGTCAAGAAG TGCTTACACTACCCTAGTGGTGTAGTTTATATGGCAGGGAAAAAGCATTACTTTGGTGTAGGTGGCGGCACAAGGCAATTTCTACGCTTGGTTAGAGAAGATG GTACCATGCAATCGGACCTGCTTGCTGAAGTTACTGATGGTTCATCCAATGTTAGGGAGGTTTGGAAATTCTCATTCAAGTAG